A window of the Blattabacterium cuenoti genome harbors these coding sequences:
- the ilvC gene encoding ketol-acid reductoisomerase, whose amino-acid sequence MKIKFGSIEENIITRKEFPLQKSKNILKNEIISVLGYGVQGPGQSLNLRDNGFTVIVGQRKNSKSWNKAIKDGWIEGKNLFSLEEASERGTILMYLLSDAGQISFWPTLVKYLTKNKSLYFSHGFGLTFQKKTNIYPPKWIDIFLVAPKGSGTSLRRLFKEGRGINSSYAIYQDYSGKSLDKVLSIGIGIGSGYLFETNFKNEVYSDLVGERGTLMGAIQGIFSAQYQILREKGHSPSESFNETVEELTQSLMPLVSENGMDWMYSNCSTTAQRGALDWWKKFRDVTIPIFKELYKEVSSGNESNRVIEYNSDKNYRIKLEKELENLKNSELWKVGSIIRKLRPNKKNNKDKN is encoded by the coding sequence ATGAAAATAAAATTTGGATCTATAGAAGAAAATATTATTACAAGAAAAGAATTTCCTTTACAAAAATCTAAAAACATTTTAAAAAATGAAATTATATCTGTTTTAGGATATGGAGTACAAGGGCCTGGTCAATCACTGAATTTAAGAGATAATGGGTTTACAGTAATTGTAGGTCAAAGAAAAAATTCTAAATCATGGAATAAGGCTATAAAAGATGGATGGATAGAAGGAAAGAATCTTTTTTCTTTAGAAGAAGCGTCTGAAAGAGGTACAATATTAATGTATTTGCTTTCAGATGCTGGACAAATATCATTTTGGCCTACTTTGGTAAAGTATTTAACAAAAAATAAATCATTATATTTTTCACATGGATTTGGATTAACTTTTCAAAAAAAAACAAATATATATCCACCAAAATGGATAGATATTTTTCTTGTAGCACCAAAAGGATCAGGTACAAGTTTAAGAAGATTATTTAAAGAAGGAAGAGGAATTAATTCTAGTTATGCTATTTATCAAGATTATAGTGGAAAAAGTTTAGATAAAGTTTTATCTATTGGAATAGGAATAGGATCTGGATATTTATTTGAAACAAACTTTAAAAATGAAGTATATTCTGATTTAGTAGGAGAAAGAGGAACATTAATGGGAGCAATACAAGGTATATTTTCTGCTCAATATCAAATATTGAGAGAAAAAGGTCATTCTCCTTCAGAATCTTTTAATGAAACAGTTGAAGAATTAACTCAAAGTTTAATGCCATTAGTTTCAGAAAATGGAATGGATTGGATGTACTCTAACTGTTCAACAACTGCACAAAGAGGAGCGTTAGACTGGTGGAAAAAATTTAGAGATGTTACAATTCCAATATTCAAAGAATTATATAAAGAAGTATCATCTGGAAATGAATCTAACCGAGTAATAGAATATAATAGTGATAAAAATTATAGAATTAAATTAGAAAAAGAATTAGAAAATTTAAAAAATAGTGAATTATGGAAAGTAGGCTCAATTATTAGAAAATTACGTCCTAATAAAAAAAATAATAAAGATAAAAATTAA
- the ilvB gene encoding biosynthetic-type acetolactate synthase large subunit — protein MEEKLFSGSEIVIKTLLNEKVKYIFGYPGGAIMPIYDSLHDYTKFISHILMRHEQGVIHAAQGYARVTGNVGVCFTTSGPGATNLVTGLADALIDSTPIVCITGQVSSNLLGTDAFQETNIIDISIPVTKWNIQVIRAIDICTSIQKGFFIAKNGRPGPVLIDITKNAQLQKSKIIFNNLNKIKNYNIFSDIKNSDEKIKEAANVINNSKKPLILAGQGIILADAEEELIKFVEKTGIPVANTLLGLGSIFTKHNLYVGMLGMHGNYGPNILTNKSDVILAIGMRFDDRVTGNINKYAKKAKIIHIDIDHSEINKNILCHIPIVENCKVSLIKLNHLVNKSSHKKWLNQFHYFMNKEKNIVIKKDINPKKERMITMGEVMKWINLYKHNNAVLVTDVGQHQMVASRYFNFIEKKSQITSGGLGTMGFALPASIGAKLGSSNRQILCVVGDGGFQMTIQEMGTIMEYNISIKIILLNNNFLGMVRQWQQLFFNKRYSFTKLKNPDFIKIANAYNIEAKKVYKRKYLEISIKKALYDNNPFLLEVVVEKEDNVFPMIPSGSSVEEIRLT, from the coding sequence ATGGAAGAAAAATTATTTTCTGGATCAGAAATAGTAATTAAAACATTATTAAATGAAAAAGTAAAATATATATTTGGATATCCAGGAGGAGCTATAATGCCAATATATGATTCATTACATGATTACACAAAATTTATTTCTCATATTTTAATGCGTCATGAACAGGGAGTCATTCATGCTGCACAAGGTTATGCTAGAGTAACTGGAAATGTAGGTGTTTGTTTTACTACATCTGGTCCAGGAGCAACTAATTTAGTTACTGGATTAGCAGATGCTCTAATTGATAGTACTCCAATAGTTTGTATAACCGGTCAAGTTTCTTCTAATCTTTTGGGTACTGATGCTTTTCAAGAAACAAATATTATAGACATTTCTATACCAGTAACTAAATGGAATATTCAAGTAATAAGAGCTATAGATATTTGTACATCAATTCAAAAAGGTTTTTTTATAGCAAAAAACGGAAGACCAGGCCCTGTATTAATTGATATAACAAAAAATGCTCAATTACAAAAATCTAAAATTATATTTAATAATTTAAATAAAATAAAAAATTATAATATATTTTCTGACATAAAAAATTCTGATGAAAAAATAAAAGAAGCAGCAAATGTTATAAATAATTCTAAAAAACCACTAATATTAGCAGGACAAGGTATTATATTAGCTGATGCTGAAGAAGAATTAATAAAATTTGTAGAAAAAACAGGAATTCCAGTAGCAAATACTTTATTAGGATTAGGATCTATATTTACTAAACATAATTTGTACGTTGGAATGTTAGGTATGCATGGAAATTATGGTCCTAATATATTAACTAATAAATCTGATGTTATTCTTGCAATAGGAATGAGATTTGATGATCGTGTTACAGGAAATATAAACAAATATGCAAAAAAAGCTAAAATAATTCATATAGATATAGATCATTCTGAAATAAATAAAAATATATTATGTCATATTCCAATTGTAGAAAATTGTAAAGTATCTTTAATAAAATTAAATCATCTTGTTAATAAATCTAGTCATAAAAAATGGTTAAATCAATTTCATTATTTTATGAATAAAGAAAAAAATATTGTAATAAAAAAAGATATTAATCCAAAAAAAGAAAGAATGATTACTATGGGTGAAGTTATGAAATGGATAAATTTATATAAACATAATAATGCTGTTCTTGTTACAGATGTTGGCCAACATCAAATGGTTGCTTCAAGATATTTTAATTTTATAGAAAAAAAAAGTCAAATTACTTCTGGAGGATTAGGAACTATGGGGTTTGCTTTACCAGCTTCAATAGGAGCTAAGCTAGGATCAAGTAATAGACAAATATTATGTGTTGTTGGAGATGGAGGATTCCAAATGACTATACAAGAAATGGGAACTATTATGGAATATAATATATCTATTAAAATTATATTATTAAACAATAATTTTTTAGGAATGGTTCGTCAATGGCAACAATTATTTTTCAATAAACGTTATTCTTTTACAAAATTAAAAAATCCAGACTTTATAAAAATAGCTAATGCATATAATATAGAAGCAAAAAAAGTTTATAAAAGAAAATATTTGGAAATTTCTATAAAAAAAGCTTTGTATGATAATAATCCATTCTTGTTAGAAGTTGTAGTAGAAAAAGAAGATAACGTATTTCCTATGATACCTTCAGGGTCTTCCGTAGAAGAAATTCGTTTAACATAA
- a CDS encoding tetratricopeptide repeat protein, protein MIITKSKKTYLLLILFIIVIITFFSIKFFKDLSDKSINELNYAQQFLYKGMIEKALNEKNIRKDYLGLSNISYKYPFTNAGNIANFYAGICYYDLYNYEKCIDMMKKFHSKDEIMSSIKYGIIGDAYLQMNDKKKAINNYIIASTIKINEINTPLYYYKAALLYLCDNKYKESKYYLKEIENKYPSFIYIDDVEKYISFIENKILT, encoded by the coding sequence ATGATAATAACAAAATCAAAAAAAACATATTTATTATTAATACTATTTATAATAGTTATAATTACATTTTTTTCTATAAAATTTTTTAAAGATTTATCTGATAAATCAATAAACGAATTAAATTATGCACAACAATTTTTATATAAAGGAATGATTGAAAAAGCTTTAAATGAAAAAAATATTAGAAAAGATTATTTAGGATTATCAAATATATCATATAAATATCCATTTACTAATGCTGGAAATATAGCTAATTTTTACGCAGGAATTTGTTATTATGATTTATACAATTATGAAAAATGTATAGATATGATGAAAAAATTTCATTCAAAAGATGAAATTATGTCTTCTATAAAATATGGAATTATTGGTGATGCATATTTACAAATGAATGATAAAAAAAAAGCTATAAATAATTATATTATAGCTTCTACTATAAAAATTAATGAGATAAATACTCCTTTATATTATTATAAAGCTGCTTTATTATATCTTTGTGACAACAAATATAAAGAATCAAAATATTATTTAAAAGAAATAGAAAATAAATATCCTTCTTTTATATATATAGATGACGTAGAAAAATATATATCTTTTATTGAAAATAAAATTTTAACATGA
- the lepB gene encoding signal peptidase I, which yields MLQYIIFSIIFLLIENIIHILITFNLYKKYGFTYYQFIIPFYNIFILLKTYNKSICFLFLLLNPFTSIILYFYLWINMVHSFLGKKIYIIFVLFYILYFNFIKKNIKIQNEINNNNQDTLLVLIISFIIHTYGFQPFVIPTSSMEKTLLVGDFILVSKIHYGLRFPISPISIPFFHNTLFNITKSYLPLKWPYFRYNFFINNIKRNDIVVFNFPMDNNHYIIDKKDHYIKRCVGIPGDTIFIKKGNVFINGKKEKFLLKKQYSYLIKTIYNPLDINFLKNNMDIEDIEYLGNNNNEYLYQIMLNEQNAERIKNIFENIIYIKKNIVIENNFSILKKYGKSWNVDFFGPLYIPKKGDLIEINHYNNLFIKKIFPYEKKFIKFKLKTFIKINNNYYFMMGDNRHNSYDSRFWGLVPETHIVGKPLFVWMSIDWNRKYPINIIDWKIRWYHIFYMI from the coding sequence ATGTTACAATATATTATTTTTAGTATTATATTTTTATTAATTGAAAATATCATTCATATATTGATAACTTTTAATTTATATAAAAAATATGGATTTACTTATTATCAATTTATTATTCCTTTTTATAACATATTTATTTTATTAAAAACTTATAATAAATCTATTTGTTTTTTATTTCTTTTACTTAATCCATTTACTAGTATAATTCTATATTTTTATTTATGGATAAATATGGTTCATTCTTTTTTAGGAAAAAAAATATATATAATATTTGTATTATTTTACATTTTGTATTTTAATTTTATAAAAAAAAATATTAAAATTCAAAATGAAATAAATAATAATAATCAAGATACTTTATTAGTATTAATTATATCATTTATAATACATACTTATGGATTTCAACCATTTGTTATCCCAACATCATCTATGGAAAAAACTTTATTAGTAGGAGATTTTATTTTAGTTAGTAAAATTCACTATGGACTAAGATTTCCTATATCTCCAATTTCAATTCCATTTTTTCATAATACTCTATTTAATATTACAAAATCATATTTACCATTAAAATGGCCTTATTTTCGTTATAATTTTTTTATAAATAATATAAAAAGAAATGATATTGTTGTTTTTAATTTTCCTATGGATAATAATCATTATATAATAGATAAAAAAGATCATTATATAAAAAGATGTGTAGGAATTCCTGGAGACACAATTTTTATAAAAAAAGGAAATGTTTTTATAAATGGTAAAAAAGAAAAATTTTTATTAAAAAAACAATATTCCTATCTAATTAAAACTATATATAATCCATTAGATATAAATTTTTTAAAAAACAATATGGACATTGAAGATATAGAATATTTAGGAAATAATAATAATGAATATTTATATCAAATAATGTTAAATGAACAAAATGCAGAACGTATCAAAAATATATTTGAAAATATAATTTATATAAAAAAAAATATTGTTATTGAAAATAATTTTTCAATTTTAAAAAAATATGGAAAATCATGGAATGTAGATTTTTTTGGTCCATTATATATTCCTAAAAAAGGAGATTTAATTGAAATAAATCATTATAATAATTTATTTATAAAAAAAATTTTTCCATATGAAAAAAAATTTATAAAGTTTAAATTAAAAACATTTATCAAAATAAATAATAATTATTATTTTATGATGGGAGATAATAGACATAATTCTTATGATTCTCGTTTTTGGGGGTTAGTTCCAGAAACTCATATAGTAGGTAAACCATTATTTGTATGGATGAGTATAGATTGGAACAGAAAATATCCTATTAATATAATAGATTGGAAAATACGTTGGTATCATATATTCTATATGATATAA
- a CDS encoding rhomboid family intramembrane serine protease encodes MYTAIFVFSQYKIEDIFSLYNPLDEKFKIFQIFTHMFVHSKNIFFHIIFNMVALLMFGCQMETLLGFKKFIMLYFISGLFAALFQISFNTGAIFYFMNSSEFTIVNKILYYLNEDQRLSIYNFIYSPIMGASGAISGVLGAFAKFFPEHKIFILPFPFPIKVRKAIMIFIFGSFLSSIFNFSPGIAHFAHIGGITSGYLIGYIFKNKKI; translated from the coding sequence ATGTATACAGCGATATTTGTATTTTCCCAATATAAAATAGAAGATATATTTTCTTTATATAATCCTTTAGATGAAAAATTTAAAATATTTCAGATTTTTACTCATATGTTTGTTCATTCTAAAAATATTTTTTTTCATATAATTTTTAATATGGTAGCATTACTTATGTTTGGATGTCAAATGGAAACATTATTAGGATTTAAAAAATTTATCATGTTATATTTTATTTCAGGATTATTTGCTGCATTGTTTCAAATATCATTTAATACTGGAGCAATATTCTATTTTATGAATTCTTCAGAATTTACAATAGTAAATAAAATATTATATTATTTAAATGAAGATCAAAGATTAAGTATTTATAATTTTATATATTCTCCTATTATGGGGGCTTCAGGAGCTATTAGTGGTGTATTAGGTGCTTTTGCTAAATTTTTTCCTGAACATAAAATATTTATATTACCATTTCCATTTCCAATTAAAGTTAGAAAGGCAATAATGATATTTATTTTTGGAAGTTTTTTATCATCAATTTTTAATTTTTCACCTGGAATAGCTCATTTTGCACATATTGGAGGAATTACTTCAGGATATTTAATTGGATATATTTTTAAAAATAAAAAAATATAA
- the ilvA gene encoding threonine ammonia-lyase codes for MNKIVKKYFPSSEDIIKAKILLKDIIFETPLQKNSFLSEKYKANIFLKREDLQIVRSYKIRGAYNKIKSLSSDDLKKGIICASAGNHAQGVAYSCNILQIPGKIYMPNTTPKQKIKRVEKFGDKYIKIVLFGDNFDEVNNEAIKYCKKNKKTFIHPFDDKKIIEGQATIGLEILKQSSINIDYIFIPIGGGGLASGVGSYFYINSPNTKIIGVEPSGAPSMSYSIKNNKVIELNKIDQFIDGASVKKVGYLNFEICKYVLDDIQIVSEGKVCTTILDLYNLEAIVAEPAGALSISALDVYSNKIIGKNIVCILSGGNNDITRTEEIRERSLLYEEKKHYFIVQFPQRSGSLKEFVSNILGPKDDITYFSYSKKTSKEEGPAVIGIELSDKNDFLKLLEKMKVYKVHFQYLNKNPDLFRILI; via the coding sequence TTGAATAAAATTGTTAAAAAATATTTTCCTTCTTCTGAAGATATAATTAAAGCAAAAATTTTATTAAAAGATATTATTTTTGAAACTCCTTTACAAAAAAATAGTTTTTTATCAGAAAAATATAAAGCTAATATTTTTTTAAAAAGAGAAGATTTACAAATTGTACGTTCATATAAAATTAGAGGAGCATATAATAAAATAAAAAGTTTATCTTCTGATGATTTAAAAAAAGGAATTATATGTGCAAGTGCAGGAAATCATGCACAAGGAGTTGCATATTCTTGTAATATATTACAAATACCAGGTAAAATATATATGCCAAATACAACTCCTAAACAAAAAATAAAAAGAGTAGAAAAATTTGGAGATAAATATATAAAAATAGTTCTATTTGGAGATAATTTTGATGAAGTTAATAATGAAGCTATAAAATATTGTAAGAAAAATAAAAAGACATTTATTCATCCATTTGATGACAAAAAAATAATTGAAGGACAAGCTACTATAGGATTGGAAATATTAAAACAATCTAGTATTAATATAGATTATATTTTTATTCCTATAGGTGGAGGAGGGTTAGCTTCCGGTGTAGGAAGTTATTTTTATATAAATAGTCCTAATACAAAAATTATAGGAGTAGAACCTAGTGGAGCTCCATCAATGAGTTATTCAATAAAAAATAATAAAGTTATAGAGTTAAATAAAATAGACCAATTTATTGATGGAGCATCAGTAAAAAAAGTAGGATATTTAAATTTTGAAATATGTAAATATGTATTAGATGATATACAAATAGTTTCAGAAGGAAAAGTATGCACTACAATATTAGATTTATATAACTTAGAAGCAATTGTAGCAGAACCAGCTGGAGCTTTATCTATATCTGCTTTGGATGTTTATTCTAATAAAATAATAGGAAAAAATATTGTATGTATTTTAAGTGGAGGAAACAATGATATTACTAGAACAGAAGAAATAAGAGAAAGATCATTATTATATGAGGAAAAAAAACATTATTTCATAGTTCAATTTCCACAAAGATCTGGTTCTTTAAAAGAATTTGTAAGTAATATTTTAGGACCTAAAGATGATATAACTTATTTTTCATATTCAAAAAAAACTTCTAAAGAAGAAGGTCCAGCTGTAATAGGAATAGAATTATCGGATAAAAATGATTTTCTAAAATTATTAGAAAAAATGAAAGTATATAAAGTACATTTTCAATATCTAAATAAAAATCCTGATTTATTTCGTATACTTATTTAA
- a CDS encoding acetolactate synthase gives MNHKFRMIILVEDEIRLLTRIIILLSRRNLKINYINVSTKNESNYTNQYILDVECSLNKLIKIKKIIKKIIGIIYINLYEIKKNNSYYKLNINMSNF, from the coding sequence ATGAATCATAAATTCAGAATGATAATTTTAGTAGAAGATGAAATAAGATTATTAACTAGAATTATTATTCTATTAAGTAGAAGAAATTTAAAAATAAATTATATAAATGTATCTACAAAAAATGAAAGTAATTATACAAATCAATATATTCTAGATGTAGAATGTAGTTTAAATAAACTAATAAAAATAAAAAAAATAATAAAAAAAATAATTGGAATTATTTATATAAATCTTTACGAAATAAAAAAAAATAATTCTTATTATAAATTAAATATAAATATGTCAAACTTTTAA
- the mutL gene encoding DNA mismatch repair endonuclease MutL — translation MENVIKILPKYIINQIAAGETIQRPSSVLRELLENSIDANAKKIDIFINNSGKNLIQLVDDGDGMSVNDAKISIKRYATSKIKSVSDLQKIDTKGFRGEALFSISLVSQLEIQTKDKYSELGIYLLVEDGKIKKEIPIDMIKGTRISVKNIFYNFPSRKIFLKSSKIEFSYIINEFYNIVLAHRDITYRFYHNDKIIFIFDKKINSLKKRIYDIFQLKKYKFKFISIKKDKFLIEGFISIPNNKITKKGNQLILVNKRNVKNNFLHKKIINAYNGILRNLKTISYFIFININSNLINWNIHPSKKEVQIENEKYIGYIIYNSIKNILFNIDIINNKYVNKGISHYKDYDDIINYSNNNVENKDKNKIIKLENLLKNLINKQEYNNYNNIINEINCDKWKNIFQVDEKYIIVVNNIGILLIDQYRAYRNILLEYFYSKNIKEKKIIPPIKIGIIKKNFVFIKKNFKKLGFNINIEKNFIYLYSIPDKIKKCISIKIIKYILLKYKFLKKKENNINNIIINTIFHFSYIKKYGIKLYPFQMKHLVIDLFSCKNPNTYYLNKPTFIILNKDFFKKFF, via the coding sequence ATGGAAAATGTAATTAAAATTTTACCTAAATATATAATTAATCAAATAGCAGCAGGAGAAACAATACAAAGACCTTCTTCTGTTTTAAGAGAACTTTTAGAAAATTCAATAGATGCTAATGCAAAAAAAATTGATATTTTCATTAATAATTCCGGAAAAAATCTAATTCAATTAGTAGATGATGGTGATGGTATGAGTGTTAATGATGCTAAAATAAGTATAAAAAGATATGCAACTTCTAAAATAAAATCAGTAAGTGATTTACAAAAAATAGATACAAAAGGATTTAGAGGTGAAGCTTTATTTTCTATATCTTTAGTTTCTCAATTGGAAATACAAACTAAAGATAAATATAGTGAATTAGGAATTTATCTTCTTGTAGAAGATGGAAAAATAAAAAAAGAAATTCCAATAGATATGATAAAAGGAACGAGAATTTCTGTAAAAAATATTTTTTACAATTTTCCTTCTAGAAAAATATTTTTAAAATCTTCTAAAATAGAATTCTCATATATAATTAATGAATTTTATAATATTGTATTGGCGCATAGAGATATTACATACCGTTTTTATCATAATGATAAAATTATTTTTATTTTTGATAAAAAAATAAATTCTTTAAAAAAAAGAATTTACGATATTTTTCAATTGAAAAAATATAAATTTAAATTTATTTCAATTAAAAAAGACAAATTTCTTATAGAAGGATTTATTAGTATTCCTAATAATAAAATAACAAAAAAAGGTAATCAATTAATATTAGTAAACAAAAGAAACGTAAAAAATAATTTTTTACATAAAAAAATTATAAATGCTTATAATGGAATTTTAAGAAATTTAAAAACAATTTCATATTTTATTTTTATTAATATAAATTCTAATTTAATCAATTGGAATATTCATCCATCAAAAAAAGAAGTTCAAATAGAAAATGAAAAATATATAGGATATATAATATATAATAGTATTAAAAATATTTTGTTTAATATTGATATAATAAATAACAAATATGTTAATAAAGGTATTTCTCACTATAAAGATTATGATGATATTATTAATTATTCAAATAATAATGTAGAAAATAAAGATAAGAACAAAATAATTAAATTAGAAAATTTATTAAAAAATTTAATAAATAAACAAGAATATAATAATTATAATAATATTATAAATGAAATTAATTGTGATAAATGGAAAAATATTTTTCAAGTAGATGAAAAATATATTATTGTTGTAAACAATATAGGAATATTATTAATAGATCAATATAGAGCATATAGAAATATATTATTAGAATATTTTTATAGTAAAAATATAAAAGAAAAAAAAATTATTCCTCCTATAAAAATAGGAATAATAAAAAAAAATTTTGTTTTTATAAAAAAAAATTTTAAAAAATTAGGATTTAATATAAATATTGAAAAAAATTTTATATACTTATATTCAATTCCAGATAAAATAAAAAAATGTATATCTATTAAAATTATTAAATATATATTATTAAAATATAAATTTTTAAAAAAAAAAGAAAATAATATTAATAATATAATTATAAATACTATATTTCATTTTTCATATATTAAAAAATATGGAATAAAATTATATCCATTTCAAATGAAACATTTAGTTATAGATCTTTTTTCTTGTAAAAATCCAAATACTTATTATTTAAATAAACCTACATTTATTATACTAAATAAAGATTTTTTCAAAAAATTTTTTTAA
- the ribH gene encoding 6,7-dimethyl-8-ribityllumazine synthase, with amino-acid sequence MKINSNYLLDKNDIKSKNIKIAIVVSLWNKLITNRLYKGAYYTLINFGIKKDFIKTWKVPGSYELIFSSKEIARLYIFDSIIVIGSLIKGETFHFKYLCQSISQGIKDINIKYNIPIIFCVLTDKNKQQSIDRSGGKVGNKGIECAKAAIYMSLFKRSITEWKM; translated from the coding sequence ATGAAAATAAATTCTAATTATTTATTAGATAAAAATGATATAAAAAGTAAAAATATAAAGATAGCAATTGTTGTATCTTTATGGAATAAATTAATTACTAATAGATTATATAAAGGAGCTTATTATACTTTAATTAATTTTGGAATTAAAAAAGATTTTATAAAAACATGGAAAGTTCCTGGTAGTTACGAATTAATTTTTTCTTCTAAAGAAATAGCTCGTCTTTATATTTTTGATTCTATAATTGTAATAGGATCTCTAATTAAAGGAGAGACTTTTCATTTTAAATATTTATGTCAATCAATATCACAAGGAATAAAAGATATAAATATTAAATATAATATTCCTATTATATTTTGTGTTTTAACAGATAAAAATAAACAACAATCTATTGATAGATCTGGTGGAAAAGTTGGAAACAAAGGAATAGAATGTGCAAAAGCTGCAATATATATGTCTTTATTTAAAAGATCTATTACAGAATGGAAAATGTAA
- the dapB gene encoding 4-hydroxy-tetrahydrodipicolinate reductase, translating into MNIAIIGYGKMGKTIERLAKNRGHKISLCYDKTPHPYLLKNLDVAIEFSQPSCAFNNVKICIENKIPVVCGTTGWLDKINIIRNFCIEKNGSFLYSSNFSIGVNIFLAINNKLSKLLSPYSKEYHVDIKEIHHKDKLDKPSGTAVSLAKEIINNNVKKKWILNENKSDKKNKENLLIIHSKRINNVIGKHSVTYKSNMEKILLQHEAYDRDIFAIGSIIAAEWILNKKGFYSMQDVLDI; encoded by the coding sequence ATGAATATAGCAATAATAGGTTACGGAAAAATGGGTAAAACTATAGAAAGATTAGCTAAAAATAGAGGTCATAAAATATCATTATGTTATGATAAAACACCTCATCCATATTTATTAAAAAATTTGGATGTTGCAATAGAATTTAGTCAACCTAGTTGTGCATTTAACAATGTTAAAATTTGTATAGAAAATAAAATACCAGTTGTATGTGGTACTACAGGATGGTTAGATAAAATTAATATTATTAGAAATTTTTGTATAGAAAAAAATGGATCATTTTTATATTCTTCTAATTTTAGTATTGGAGTAAATATATTTTTAGCAATTAATAATAAATTATCAAAATTATTAAGTCCATATTCAAAAGAATATCATGTAGATATAAAAGAAATACACCATAAAGATAAATTAGATAAACCCAGTGGAACTGCAGTATCTTTAGCTAAAGAAATAATTAATAATAATGTAAAAAAAAAATGGATTTTGAATGAAAATAAAAGTGATAAAAAAAATAAAGAAAATTTATTAATAATTCATTCTAAAAGAATTAATAATGTAATAGGTAAACATTCAGTAACATATAAATCTAATATGGAAAAAATATTGCTTCAACATGAAGCATATGATAGAGATATATTCGCTATTGGATCTATTATTGCCGCTGAATGGATTTTGAATAAAAAAGGATTCTACTCAATGCAAGATGTTTTAGATATATAA